The stretch of DNA CCTCTTTTCCCTTAAGTTCTATGGCTTCATCGGCAGTCAGAGTTTCATTTCCCTGATCACACTTAAATGTATATTTTATCCAGACATATTCGTTTTTCTCATTATACCACATGAATGTATTAGTGCCAAAACCATCCATGTGACGGTAATCTTTAGGAGTTCCCCTGTCAGTAAATAAAATCGTTACCTGATGAATGCTTTCAGGAGTTAAAGACAGGAAATCCCAGTATGTATCATAATCATGGAGATTGTTTTTAGGATTTCTCTTCTGACTGTGAATGAAATCTGGAAATTTAATAGCATCTCTTACGAAGAATACAGGAGTGTTGTTGGCTACAATATCATAATTTCCTTCTTCTGTGTAGAATTTAACAGCAAATCCTCTTGGATCCCGATCAGCATCTGGACCCCCTCTTTCAGTATTGACGATGGAAAATCTTACAAAGATATCAGTCTTCTTTCCAACTTCTGAAAGGAAAGCGGCTCTTGTATACTTGCTCAGATCATTAGTTACCTCAAAATATCCATGAGCACCGGTACCTTTTGCATGTACAACTCTTTCGGGAATACGCTCTCTGTTGAAATGGGCCAGTTTCTCAGTCAGATGTACATCCTGAATAAGTGTATACCCACTTGCAGTGATTGATGCCTGATCGTCATCAATTGGAGAGCCGCTGGCAGTAGTTAATTTTCCTTTCATAAGCTGTCTGTTGCAATGTCATATATAATCACATTGCTTGAGAAAAAATTGGTAAATCAGGGTATATTCTCAGCTTAGGTCGAAGATTGATGAGATATTTACTGAATGATGTGGATTGCATTAAAGATTGAAATATATATTATTCAGACTCCTCATGCATTTTGCGTATATTTTCATCAGACAAAGCATCAAGTAAGATAACATGAGGATGACCCTGGACATTTTCAATCATGCAATCCACCCCGTAGACATATCGCATAACCTCAGGAGTTATGACTTCTCCAGGTGTTCCTATTTTATAAATAATTCCAGGAGTACTCATGATGATTATTTTGTCTGCGTATTTTGCTGCAATGTTCAGATCATGACTTATCATAAGAATCATCATATCATTTTTATGCGAGAGACTGCTGAGCAGATTGGTAACCATCAGCTGATGCCTTACATCCAGATTAGCAGTTGGTTCATCTAGAATTAAGACCTGCGGAAGCTGTGCGAGTCCTCTCGCTATGGACGCCCTTTGATGCTGACCTGCGGAGAGTTCATTTAGATTTCTCAATGCTAAATGAATTATGCTCATCATCTCCATTGTATCACATGCAATATCTACATCTTCATTAGTAGGAGAACTCCAATTTTATGAGGGTATCTTCCAATCAATATGGAATCAATTACAGTCATTGAAAACATATCATTGGCAGCTGCTGGAACATACCCCATTATCTTTGAAATTTCTTTAAAAGACATGTCATTTATGTTTTTATTGTTTAAAAAGATCTGTCCAGAATCAGGTTGGAGTATTTTATTTATGCATTTAATAAGAGTTGATTTTCCTACCCCATTTGGTCCAATTATGCAAACTAACCCTGGTTCATTGAGTGTTAAAGAAATATTATGCAGAACAGGTGAATCGTCATAACTGAAATTAACATTATCTAAAGTTATCTCCATCACCACGCCTCCTTTCTCTGTTTTACTAGGAGATATAAGAATAAGGGACCTCCCAGGAAAGCAGTCACGACACCAACCTGTAAAACTGCAGGATAGATTACAGTTCTTCCAATTACATCAGAAATCAATACTAATGCCACTCCAAACGCTGCTGAAGCAGGAAGCAGATATCGATTGTCTGAACCGATAAATATTCTTGCAACATGTGGTGCAACTAGACCCACAAAACCAATCACTCCCGTGAAACTTACAATACCAGCAGCCAAAAAAGATACGACTACCAAACAAAATAATCTTAGTTTGTTTGCATCTATGCCTAGCGATTTTGCACTTTCATCTCCAGTTGCCAGGATATTCAACTTATTCGAAAGGGTTACTAAGACAACAGATCCAATGAGTGTGACCGCAGCCATAACAGGAAGTGTTTCCCATTTTGACTTAGCTAATGTTCCCACCTGCCAGTTGTAAACAGCTGCAAGATCCTCTGGATTTGCCATTAACATGATTACAGTGGTCAGAGCATTGAAAACATACATCACTGCTATTCCAGAAAGGATCATTACGGTAGGAGACGCTTTTCTCAATCCCGATATGACAATGATGACCGCTGCTGGGATCAATGAAAATATAAATGCATTTATTACGACACCGTAGGATGAACCCACAACTGTGATTCCTAAAATTATAGCAATGGTCGCTCCAAAGGAAGCACCTGAGGATATCCCAGTAGTATATGGATCAGCCAGAGGATTTTTCATGGTGCTTTGCATTGTAGCCCCTGCTATCGAAAGGCCTACCCCAACTAGTGCTCCTGCAATAATGCGCGGCAGACGACTTTCCCAAACTATCAGATCTTTTGTAGCATCTGTTACATTTCCCAGAATGTGGTTGATAATTATCTGATATGATTCAAAAAATCCTATTGGGTAACTTCCAACAGTAACTGCATAACCTGCAATGAGTATGGAGATGACTACACAAACGATTATGAACATTCGTTTTTTCCAAAGATATTTTCCATAGCCCAGAGATACATCTTCTCTTGTAGTATACATCCGTTTAAGATCATTTTTTGAGAGTTCATTGGCTGTATGACTTTTCACCTTTGTACCTCCAGATCATAAAAAAAGAAAGATTATCGAAAGTTACACTTTCGAAGGTATGTATATGAAACCGGTTGAATCGGCCTTCAGATAATCAGAATCTGTAGAGCTCAAACCATTATTTACAGATGTAAAATTATCAATATATTCCTGAAGAAATGCATCTGCATCTACATTCTCAAAGGCATCTGCATAAACTGTACATGCCAGATACAAAGCAGTGTTCATCTGCATTGTTCCTGATGTTATACCAGACCCAGAAACCGCAATCTGATTATTTTTGGCTGCACTGGTAGTAACCAGATACTTTGCACCTACATCATAAGATGTTTTTAATTTATCCTCATTGGGGAAAAGTCCTGATCCCGATCCTAAAATAATAACCCAATCTGGATTTTTTCCGATTATGTATTC from Candidatus Methanomassiliicoccus intestinalis Issoire-Mx1 encodes:
- a CDS encoding ABC transporter ATP-binding protein; its protein translation is MEMMSIIHLALRNLNELSAGQHQRASIARGLAQLPQVLILDEPTANLDVRHQLMVTNLLSSLSHKNDMMILMISHDLNIAAKYADKIIIMSTPGIIYKIGTPGEVITPEVMRYVYGVDCMIENVQGHPHVILLDALSDENIRKMHEESE
- a CDS encoding ATP-binding cassette domain-containing protein, whose amino-acid sequence is MEITLDNVNFSYDDSPVLHNISLTLNEPGLVCIIGPNGVGKSTLIKCINKILQPDSGQIFLNNKNINDMSFKEISKIMGYVPAAANDMFSMTVIDSILIGRYPHKIGVLLLMKM
- a CDS encoding FecCD family ABC transporter permease — protein: MKSHTANELSKNDLKRMYTTREDVSLGYGKYLWKKRMFIIVCVVISILIAGYAVTVGSYPIGFFESYQIIINHILGNVTDATKDLIVWESRLPRIIAGALVGVGLSIAGATMQSTMKNPLADPYTTGISSGASFGATIAIILGITVVGSSYGVVINAFIFSLIPAAVIIVISGLRKASPTVMILSGIAVMYVFNALTTVIMLMANPEDLAAVYNWQVGTLAKSKWETLPVMAAVTLIGSVVLVTLSNKLNILATGDESAKSLGIDANKLRLFCLVVVSFLAAGIVSFTGVIGFVGLVAPHVARIFIGSDNRYLLPASAAFGVALVLISDVIGRTVIYPAVLQVGVVTAFLGGPLFLYLLVKQRKEAW